In one window of Hyla sarda isolate aHylSar1 chromosome 1, aHylSar1.hap1, whole genome shotgun sequence DNA:
- the LOC130368398 gene encoding uncharacterized protein LOC130368398, with the protein MDVLISALLQTAAAQEEASFAEFEKIAMHEAWPKTHWGNLVFGFIGGDAQKGHCELDPKILRDYEKVKTEILTKVGVSQAARLQCALQPNSDAGFKVAELLKEQVERCSAAEKLVRGVQHQPITDWTARDSGKTVPGVMGAMFNDYETVHKNDGTVHKKAESEGGVSLVDCVNSVQGGTNLCPVAKSCEGGEPLMKTDETVHTVQIGLKKSGEQKMLNAGLGENVLKHTLPELGPSAMNCPVNFEHVQSDNVFVEKLMLCSDVKRTAATSDRTKENLCELAIEGKKMTVLLDPRCVISLVKSSRRKPDPAIVSMQAGIWGYKTVNVCISTPYGTIGHKVAIEPSLEYDVVLGTDFQFFQQLWEDCQVTRAGTPDRPTTLDLHHTLEESYSAEAEDGECQQLLDVGQIGVCQTAGGAEDQTVSQVQEDPVTQVTSLTLTETESSVKPETDQVQEHGFHPPAEDESKVGLELRGHLEEVTGKEATEMSVDNAEVLKRVHVELGAVLTVTDRVLSEGDVMSGPEMDRDQEGRTTGPDVVADPGALDLSAGQQRDSVEVKEKSASEQRDSPERLSRNYPEAQVAKTLEKGETTPKGGEESERVGLKEETGQAQVTVRGQENVTRSSSESKETAVSKRSRKKRAGLGKKREQIQNLEETLQMVSAKLSQKEEVVHHLTEEKEKTLADLNKEQEATLQLQKDMERHKSEFAALQDELSRSQGLMTSKERELEILAKQISFKDEEVNVLCGAYLALQSDHKARLVAMEELEKEKVVMAHKVQSLEAQNETHIKSRAASLDALGTQLSEQEAQLKVYEQKVSKMAQLNKDNEQMREQLLSLEDTVKNLTELLESEKKNSSKLKSEQQKCLKLEGDMKVLKESRDQVIAELANERLKVSQMEIEAKATAVRVKEEKLLVRQKLLETGMLSLKKAEYEQWTQETVESEDHEKKPYERSSEADTEVKPYGKSSEAAEILTLHGENSEAEKFSEVEVKPEITAEAASKVSDTSEGAGEKLAKGAKSFQSKNEPVKVGVPKERANKKAESLKRGHCDRRLGRGGNPERHWIRKHWKKVRRSRIWRRVRLKEKRDRCIKGKPPEIVEDDLEDLQMGDTGSVGHQQSSCNGHTSDRRRQWPRASALSAPSVQSTAQTKMKNLVLERCDMNGAFYKEFVKGDQKSCARWLMKVRMKEGCTIEVVQIKSTDEGSQVPQNLLDVVVQGKGKAVGLCLLNTSAPSRWSEQRGGDMWQCGKERVYFPCYLCRMLHLWPD; encoded by the exons gattggacggcaagagattctggtaagactgttccaggggttatgggggccatgtttaatgactatgagactgtacataagaatgatgggactgtgcataaaaaagctgagtcggagggtggtgtttccctagttgactgtgtgaacagtgttcaaggtggtaccaacctatgtccagttgcaaaatcatgtgagggtggggaacccctcatgaagactgatgagactgttcacactgtgcagatcggattgaaaaaatctggtgaacagaaaatgttaaatgcaggactgggagaaaatgtattaaaacacactttgcctgagttaggtcctagtgctatgaactgtcctgtaaattttgaacatgtgcaatctgataatgtttttgttgaaaaacttatgttgtgttcagatgtaaagagaactgctgccacctctgacaggacaaaagaaaacctgtgtgagctggcaatagaaggtaaaaagatgacggttttgttagaccctagatgtgtaataagtctggtaaagtccagcaggagaaagccggaccccgctatagtgtctatgcaggctggtatttggggttataaaacggttaatgtctgtatttctactccctatggtactataggtcataaggttgcaatagagccctccttggagtatgatgtagtactggggacggattttcaattttttcagcaattatgggaagactgtcaggtgactagagcaggaacacctgataggcccacaacacttgacttgcatcacacattagaggagagttactcagcagaggctgaggacggggagtgtcagcagttactagatgtaggtcagataggggtctgccagactgctgggggagctgaagaccagaccgtgagtcaagtccaagaggatccagtgactcaagtgacaagtttgactctgactgaaacagaatcttcagtgaaaccagaaacggatcaggtacaggaacatgggttccatccgccagctgaagatgagtccaaggtggggctagagttgcgcggtcatctggaagaggtgactggaaaagaagctacagagatgtctgtggataatgcagaagtactgaagagagtacatgtggagctgggtgctgtgcttactgtcacagacagagtcctgagtgaaggcgatgtgatgtctggaccagagatggatcgtgaccaggaaggtcgaaccactggaccagatgttgttgcagacccaggagccctagacctttctgctgggcagcagagagacagtgttgaagtgaaagagaagtctgccagtgagcagagagacagtccagagagactgtccaggaactaccctgaagcccaagtggccaagacccttgaaaagggggagactactcctaaaggtggagaagagtctgaacgagttggcttgaaggaagagacaggccaagcacaggtgactgtcagaggacaagagaatgtcacaaggtccagcagcgagagtaaggagaccgctgtaagtaagagatctcggaaaaaacgcgctggtcttggtaaaaaaagggagcagatccagaaccttgaagaaaccttacagatggtttctgctaaattgtctcaaaaggaagaagtagttcatcacctgacagaggagaaagaaaaaacgcttgcagacttgaataaagagcaggaagcaacgcttcagctgcagaaagatatggagcgccacaaaagtgagtttgcggctctgcaggatgaactgtcccgctcccagggtcttatgaccagcaaggagagagaattggagattctggccaagcagatctcattcaaggatgaagaagtgaatgtcctgtgtggggcatatctggctctacaaagtgatcacaaggctaggttggttgccatggaagagctggagaaggagaaagtggtaatggctcataaggtgcagagcctggaggcgcagaacgaaacgcatattaagtctcgcgcagctTCCTTGGatgcactgggtactcagctctctgaacaagaggctcagctaaaagtctatgagcagaaagtgtccaagatggcgcaactgaataaagacaatgagcagatgagagaacaactgctgtccctggaggatactgtcaaaaacttgacagaattgctggaaagtgagaagaagaactcttctaagctcaagagtgagcagcagaaatgtttaaagctggaaggggacatgaaggtcctaaaagaaagccgtgaccaagttatagcagaactggctaacgagaggttaaaagtgtctcagatggaaattgaggccaaagccacagccgtccgtgtaaaagaagaaaaactgcttgtgaggcaaaagctactggagacagggatgctttctctaaaaaaggcggagtatgaacaatggacgcaagaaacagtagagtctgaagaccatgagaagaagccatatgaaaggtcctctgaagctgatactgag gtgaaaccatatgggaagtcctctgaagctgcagagatattaacattgcatggtgaaaattctgaggcagagaagttctctgaggtagaagttaaaccagagataactgcagaagctgcaagtaaagttagtgacacatctgaaggtgcaggtgaaaaactggctaaaggagccaagagttttcagtctaaaaatgagcctgtgaaagtcggtgtccctaaagaaagggctaataagaaagcagagtccttaaaaagaggtcactgtgatagaagactgggtcgtggtggaaaccctgagaggcactggattagaaaacactggaagaaagtccgcagaagtagaatttggagaagagtccgtctcaaggagaagagggacaggtgcattaaagggaagcctcctgaaattgtggaggatgacttagaagacctgcaaatgggtgatacaggctcggttggccaccagcaaagttcgtgcaatggtcataccagtgacagaagaagacaatggcctagagcatctgccttgtccgcacctagtgtccagagcactgcacagaccaagatgaagaacctggtgttggaaaggtgtgacatgaatggagctttttacaaggaatttgtcaaaggtgaccaaaagtcttgtgctcggtggctgatgaaagtgcgaatgaaagaagggtgcaccattgaagtggtgcagataaaatctactgatgaaggaagccaagtgcctcaaaatctgttggacgtagttgttcaaggaaaaggaaaggcagttggactctgccttttgaatacaagtgctccttcccggtggtctgagcagagggggggggatatgtggcagtgtggcaaggaaagggtgtatttcccttgctatctctgcagaatgctccacctgtggcctgattaa